From the Papaver somniferum cultivar HN1 chromosome 2, ASM357369v1, whole genome shotgun sequence genome, the window TTTACGAATTCCAAGTACAAAATCGGTAAGAACGACACACACATGATACACACACATAGACCGTTTCTAACAATGCACTAAAATAATCGGCCTATATAAGTGCTCATGAAAACTAATTCTAGATTAATAAGTATACAAAAAGTTGGGTTTTTTTCCACTAAGAATCGGGTTATATCGACATTTACATGAGCCGATCATGAACTTAGCAGTTAACAAATCAAAGGATATATAATCAATTTATGTGAACATACATATAATCCGATTCTAGAAGAAAAAACATACCGAAACTGAGTACTTCTTCCATTTCAGAATCGGGCGATGTGCCatgaacatcaaccgattctggttatATGCTCTTAATCCAGAAAATACATCCAGAGCAATCGGTCATTGTGGGCATGAAAAACGACAGTTTCCTAAAGAAATCTATCTACAAGTACATTACGTCGACCGATTCTGGTAAACCCAGAaaaatttgattttaaaaaattcaaattttgagtgAATGCATGTTGCTAAAACCTAATTTAGCGGaatgggttgatagaaaagtacatGATTCGATCTATTTCTTCTGCTTGTATTGCGCTCATAGTTGGTTGGTCTTCCACAATCgttttttttcttcgattttgTCTTTCGAATCGCTTTAGAAATTCCTGGATCACTCTCAGTAAGATAAGTAACCCCTGTGGCCTGTTCTAATCCTGTTCGTTtcacaaaacagaaaaaaaaaacaaacaaagggACAAGAAAAGATTCGGTTGTCGAGGAGGTAAGAAATGAAATGGAAATGAGAGAATCGGGTTTTAGTAATAAGATTTGATGGGGATAAATTGGTAGTATTAAGATTTATTGGAGGGTAAATTCTTAGTTTTATCCaaattagacaccccttatcctcCTTTTAGTTAGGAATAAAATTTATGTAGGCCTCAAATAATTTCTCAACACCCCAAACTAGCCAGATAACTGAAATCCGCTAGTATAATTGTCTTATAACGCGCTGGATACAAAATTTTAAGTCAGAAACAAAAATAATATTAACTTTTCTGCTCCTGGAAGTCATTCTAAAATTATTTACCAAAATTAACTTCTGATTTTTTTGCTTTCAGAAGTCAAAAAGCGACTTCTGAATGTGTATCCAAACACGCTACTAATATACCCCAAACAAGCCAGATAATTGAAATCAGCTAGTATAATTGTCTTAATATTTATGATTAGGGTAATAAGCCTATTAAACTGGTCCAAAGGGAGTAATCCTATAACTCGGCATGGCATCATCAATATTGTATATTTTGACATTTTACTACTCATTAAATTATAATGAAATTTCTTACGCAATTTTCGTTTTCGTTTTTTTCCATCTGGATTTTGCTCTTTCACATATTCATAGAGTTTCTAAGCTTATAATATTAGGATTTGAAAATTTTGCAACAGATTCCCTTTcaaacataagaaataaattaataaaatggaTATTCAAATCATACATGGACCTTATGAAAGTAAAGAATCTGCGATAGTAGGGCCTTGGTGATGCGGAGAGGGAAAATGTCAACTCTAAAACTGTCTAGTTGAAGGGAGAATTTATCATTTTGGTGTTTATACAGAAGGAGACTCATAAGATTGCGAACTGGCCACGAAATCAAGTTTACAAGTGGGACAGTGGTTCATTTGCGAGAATGGTGACAGAATCAGTTTCACCAAACCTAGGACTAGGTTCTAAATAAATCATCCACTACAGAACtgttgaaaatgaaaaatacTTTTTGAAGATTTTAATATAAAGTGTTCGACAATCAAGTTGATGGAGAACACGCATTTGCTTCTCTATTGCTCAGGACTCAGGAGTGGCTTTGAGTCGGACGGGTTTCACTCAAAGATAATTTAGGTGTTCAGGTAGGGTTGACTGTATTTCATCAAAAAGCCTCCTCACTTATCTAACAACAATGTTATTCATACCGGCTGAACCGGAATGGTTGGTAATGATAAGGCGCAGAATTGTAACAACACGGTGTGCATTACTGGACGACGGAAGGGAGTTCTTCTATGTGTTCGCTATAGGGCCAAAAATGCAATTGAAGGCAAcgctttttttcaatttttcatcgCAAAAATTGAACGTCGACTGGTGTTTTTTCTACGAAATTGGATCGACAATCAGAGAGTTATAAACCCCGGCTATGGTTAAGCGCAATCAAAACGATCGGAAGTCGAGCGGATTGACGGTAAATGCAGcgtgaaaatggcaaaaaaaccgTCACCTATACTCTCAATTTTAATCCTGACCATTGATTACCAGAAAAATTCAGCCACACGATCTAAAACTACCGTTGTTATTGGAAAATTGTTATGAAATTGTTACAAAATAAGTATCATATAAATGTTACACTTATAAATGTTATTAAACTAGTATTACCAAAATTGTTACAAACACTGTTACGAAATTGTTATAAAAACCCATCCCCTTAGATTTCCATCGTAGCACTCCCAAACTTCGGTCGGGCACACCACCGCATTGCGGTAATCTAGTTTATGCATTCCAATTAACAAATTTGAAACCAAATTACATCTAGGTCTGCGTATCTTATTCTAACATGAGCAATGGGGCCATATTAGAAAGAGAgaaaccgatcaaaaaaaaagaaaagaaagaaagagagaagaagaaaatgagactAAAATCACCAAATATGGCACCCGAAATGAGATCATGAGAGTtgaaaaaataatcacggcctcGAAGAGAAATTAAACTTTTAAAAAACTTTTGTATACAAATGGCCTTACCTAGGGTCACATAGCCCTCCCCTAGGTTAGCCAGTAACTGCAAAATGGTTGGTGATTCTCCAAGCAAATGTCAAATATGAATCTTTGGGTGACTAATTAAGCAGAATATTAACTTAAAACTATTGAATTATTATTCAAGGGAGGTGAATTTTCAGCTCCCTTCAAGGACACATCTGCACCTAATTAATAATTAATTATCAATTCTAAACCATTTCCAAAACACGTACACCAATACGTGTGCACCCCATAGGCTTGAGAATTTTTCTCTATAAAATGGAGTAAGAGTTGAAGGTGAATCATTAAATCGATCAGTTTTCTCAAAGTTTAACTACATTTAAAATCCTTGAGAAAAGAATATACGAGTTAATTCCGATACCATGGGAATGTGTATATCATCTGTTGCAtctgccaacattcatgatgaaaTTGTCAAGATACAAGATACCTATGAAAATGCTATTTTCATTGATTCAAGTTCATGTAAAACTCCAATTGGTTCTGTTTGTTCTCAACAAGGCCagaaaggaataaaccaagattCTGCCATACTTCAACAGGTATACACATACATTTCTGTTACATGGGTTTCGTTTTAAGTTTCGCGATTTGTGAACCGTTTATAATTTTTGCATATTTGTTTGTGTATTTGAAGGGTTTTGGTATGGATGATGGAGTTCTCTGTGGAGTATTTGATGGACATGGAATGAATGGTCAAGTTGCGAGTAGATTAGTTAGAAGTTGGTTGCCTGGTTTACTTTTAAACCAAAAGAAAGTGATTTCTTCGTTTAATTTGgattataataaaaatgattcTGTTGAGGAATGGAGTAAAGCTTGTGTTGGTGCGTACAAAGTAATGGATAAAGAACTTAAACTTCAAGAAAACTTGGATTGTTCTTGTAGTGGAACTACTTCTGTTACCGTCATCAAACAGGTAATTAATTAATTGATTGCAATTCTTGAGTGAGACTCATAATTTTGTAAACGATTTTCTTGGGACTAACTTGTAAATTATGTAACAGGGTGAAGATCTTGTTATTGCTAATCTTGGAGATTCACGGGCCGTATTAGGGACTAGTTCTGATAATGGTGACATGATGGCTGTTCAGTTAACAACTGATCTTAAGCCTAGTGTGCCAGAGGAAGCTGAAAGAATAAGGAAGAGTAATGGCCGGGTATTTGCACTTGAAAATGAAGCTCACGTTACGCGTGTATGGTTACCTGACCAGAATTTTCCTGGACTTGCCATGACAAGAGCTTTTGGGGACTTTGATCTTAAGGATTACGGAGTAATAGCCATTCCACAAATCtcacatcatcatctgaataacAACGACAAGTTTGTTGTTCTTGCATCTGACGGGGTAAGACTCCGATCTTCGTTACACTCTTAATTAATCTCTCCGAGTTTCTCTTAATTAGTATCTCAAACTATggtgtttttaatttatttttgaggttattcattttttgtgttttatgATTGAAGGTCTGGGATGTTCTTAGCAACAGCGAAGTTGTATCAATTGTGTCATCGGCAACACGAGCAACGGCCGCTAAAGCAGTAGTAGATGCTGCAGTTACTTCATGGAAACAAAAGTTTCCTTTGTCAAAAATGGATGATATTTCAGTTTCTTGCATGTTCTTCCAGAAAAGATGAGTTACAGATGTCATCTTTAGGGAATAAGATAAGAGGTGCTTAGTTTTCTGAATTCCAGTTCTTTTGAATGTCAGTAACTCGGTGATTTAGAGATGAATTccactcttctttttctttttaaactataTATGAGAGATGGATTTACTACTAAGAACGGATCCAGCAGAGAGATCATGAAGATGTACTGCACCGAGAAGTCTGCGAGTCATTAAACTGCAAAATTATGTAATGTAATAGAAATCTTGTTAAATACTAAAATCATGTTAATCATATTCCTACTCGTTTTCTCATTTTAGATTGTAATGAAGTtgatagaaaacaacaaatatTCATTAGAAAAAGAAGAGAGGATTTTTATTGTCAGTTCGTTAGAGGCCGAGATAGCTTAGAGCAGGTGGGTACAACTACCTCCACTGGCCAAGTAAATGCTTAGACTTATTTACATGGGAATGTAAAAATAGTCCCATATTAAGTACTAAAATAGCCCAGTtgggatatgaaaactaattggggatataaATTATTTCCCCCAATCAATAGTGTTTGTCAAGGGTGTTTTGAGACAAAATTTCTAAAATACCCTtccttcaaaataaaaatcaaaaaacaaaatcatatccccatttACATCTTCACCTTTTATTAAGAACCCACAATCgggggatatgaaaactaattgggggatatgaattacttcccccaaccaataatgtttgctaaggggtgttttggggacaaaaatactaaaataccctttcctcaaaataaaaatcaaaaaacttaaaatcaaaaaacaaaatcatatctccatttccatcttcacctctcattaatctcttttagggtcagggctttgaaacctaaaaattctccattccctttcaaattttAAAGTTtctccactccctttcaaattttcttctccttctctgtcggctcctctctttgaaatcgattttttttttacattcggaagtgatgaagaccatgccggaagtgatgaatatcttGTCGGAATTGATGAATATCATACcagaaatgatgaagaccatgccggaagtggtGAAGACCATGCCAGAAGTGATGAATATCATACCGGAaaagatgaagaccatgccggaagtgatgaagaccatgccggaagtgatgaatatcataCCGGAAAAGATGAAGACCATTCCGGaagtggcaaacatttatgaaaatttccaacaatttCCGGCAtgtttttttggttgaatactatgccggcaccgagctttttcagctgcaaaaatggtggattcaaagagaaaaaaatcaaattttcaacctcttagtcaattctctcttcacaatcatccttcatttacaccaaaaaaagttctctctcaaatatttttccctcctccTACTCTCatctcactcacccaaattcaaataaaaatacacactaatcatttaacaaatacttagatttttactaattttaattaaccacgaaacctgattagattaggatttaaaaaaatatttagataaggggttaCCCTAAttggatatttggatccagtttttgtccttttcctttatcccccaattagttttgatatcccccaatcgcgggttccttattaatctctttcagggttagggatttgaaacctaaatattccccaccccttttaaattctaaattttccccactccctttcaaattgtcTTCTACTTCTCTGTCGGCTCCTCAATttgaaatcgttttttttttacattcggaagtgatgaataccataccagaaatgatgaagaccatgccggaagtgatgaataccatgccggaagtgatgaagaccatgccggaagtgatgaaaaaATTctagaagtgatgaagaccatgccggtagtgatgaagaccatgtcggtagtgatgaagactatgccggaagtgatgaagaccatgccggtagtgatgaagaccatgtcagaaataattttttttacatcgccggaagtgatgaagaccatgccggaagtgatgaagaccatgtcggaaaatggtgtcggcatgcttggtaactaacattcaacgcCGTAACtaagtgccggcatgctcgatcacCGAAAACTCTGCGTAgaggcaaacatttatgaaaatttccaacatatgccggcatggtattcgtACTTCTtctatgccggcaccgagctttttcagagaaaaaaaatggagaattcaaagaaaaaaacttcTTTTTATAGTTGAGTTAAAGATTCGGCAACAATTCTCTTTTCACTATCATCcgccattttcaccaaaaaaaatttccctctcaaataatcttatgatttttctaagtataattaaacactaaacctgattaatgaggggtagattaggaattaaaaaataattagataaTGGATGAtgctgatttgatatttggatccagtttttgtccttttcctctattccccaattagttttgatatccccaatAACGCGTTCATATTAAGAGCCGATTCACAAAATGGTCATGGTGTTGTAAACTTTTTCCAAAATGGTGTTTGGACGGTTGTGACAAGAGTTAAGTCACCACTCACGATATATCGCACCCAAAATGTCCCCATAGTGGTAACGGTGAACAGGGAAATTGGAGATAGAtataatttttttctctctcttctctgaAAATCGGTCTCTCAACTCAGTaacattttttctcttttcttcatgattccttagcacatcaacaaaaaaaaatgattccTTAGCAATGTTCCACACAATCCAGGATATTCATGCACAACCAAGCCATAAAATCGATCCAACTTCTTCTTGTTTCAAAATTTTCTCAACTGTATTACTTTAATTCGTTTTCTTTTAAACATTTCTGTTAGTTTCATTTTCAAAATGTTTTGCTAATTAACTCTTTATCTTCCCAAAATGTGTTTATAGGTTGCTCTTTCTCTAATGGGGTTTGCCTTATTTACAGTTGTGATTAGAGCGTTTGCTCTGTGTGCTAAGATGTTTTTTGAAGCCAAAGTGTTACCATTGATTCATTATCATGAGAAAGTTCAACTCAGTCCTTACCGTTCCACTGTCGattctcaaaaaccccaaaagGAAAAAAGGAGGAAATTTaggaaattcaaatttcaaattagtCTCAACAATCTAGGAATTAGTTTCCTAAGATTACTCTTCTGGTTAATGGCCATATATATTGTTTCTGTTTGTGATTTATACTTCTATGACAACTTTTTATTCCCTCACCAGAATACCCGGATTGAAAATCTTGTTTATAGGAAAGGAAACCCTATCACCTATAAATCTTGCTCTTATATTAGCCATTGTGAAACAGAAATCTCAACAACCCAACCCATCCAAATCTAACCATGGAATCTGAGAAGAATGATCAAGTTTCTGATTTAGCAGCAAGATTCAAGCAAGCTGCTCTTGAGCTCGTCAATGATGAAGAAACAGAAAATCCCCTATCTGAAGATGCAGCACTAGCAGAAGTTGAAGGAGAATGGGATCATTGTCTCATTGGTATGATCATTATGGAAGGCAAAATAGGACACAAAGTTGTGCAGAAACATGTGAAGTTTACATGGTCTCGTAACCGTGAAGGTGAAGTGAAAGTAGTGGAGATTGATGATAATATAATGGTATTCAAGTTTAAGGATGAAGACACAAAGAAAAATGTTTACATAACTAGACCCTGGAGTGTGAATGGAAATTTAGTTATTCTGCATCACTACAACTCAGAAGTGATACACAAGGAACTTGATTGGAACTTCCAGTATTTTTGGCTGTAGTTAAAAAAACTCCTACCTGAGCACATGAATCCTATATCAGTAACAAAGATAGGAAAACTGATGGGAGAGGTTATTGATATTGAACCTAAGGATGCTATTCCAGTTGATAAAGATGGTGTTAAAGTTTGTATCTCAATAGACATCAACAACCCTTTGAGAAGAGGAGCTTTGCTAAAACAGATGTTGGGTATACAAGatgtatcaattttttttatgagaaGCAGCCACATAACATATGCCCCCATTGCTACATCATTAAGCACACTCAAGGTGCTTGTAAGGAAGCACCTTAATTTCTTACTAAAGCTCATAACAAGCCATACTATTTTTGCATCAAAACTGTGACTGGGAAGAAGAAGTCTGGAGAAGAAAACTTAGCTGCCAATATCCCTATCATGCAGAAACAAAGGGTAATAAAGCAATCCCCTTTTGTCCCTCCAAAGGATGGAATCATGATTTCTCCTGTGGTTAATAGTCCAGCACAAGATGAAGAAGACAGCGACTTAGCAAGATTAGGCAAAAGACTTAGGATCTCAGATACTCAAGACCTTAAGGAAAATATAGCACCCAATGTCCTTCTCACCTCTCATCCTCCTGCTCATGATGGTAAATCAATGGAAACACTAGCTGCAGATAGAGTCACACACAAAGAGAAGCAACCAAAAAACACTTCTGGGGAGAACAaggtaaacaaaaaaaaaatctttacttATTTTTTCTCAGtcaatttatttttccaaaaacattttACTTGTTATTTCAACTGTTGTGATAATGTGTACACTAAGATGAAAATCATATCATGGAATGTGTGTGGCTTTGGAAATAAAGACACTAGAAACCATCTTCATATGCTCATCAAATCCCAAAATCCAAACATAATTTTCTTGTCAGAAACTAGAAACCAACAGAAAAGAATGCAATACATGTTAGCTAGATACAAATACCCAAATGTTTCTTTTCTAAACCCCATTGGTTTATCTGG encodes:
- the LOC113354124 gene encoding probable protein phosphatase 2C 72, with translation MGMCISSVASANIHDEIVKIQDTYENAIFIDSSSCKTPIGSVCSQQGQKGINQDSAILQQGFGMDDGVLCGVFDGHGMNGQVASRLVRSWLPGLLLNQKKVISSFNLDYNKNDSVEEWSKACVGAYKVMDKELKLQENLDCSCSGTTSVTVIKQGEDLVIANLGDSRAVLGTSSDNGDMMAVQLTTDLKPSVPEEAERIRKSNGRVFALENEAHVTRVWLPDQNFPGLAMTRAFGDFDLKDYGVIAIPQISHHHLNNNDKFVVLASDGVWDVLSNSEVVSIVSSATRATAAKAVVDAAVTSWKQKFPLSKMDDISVSCMFFQKR